From Ictidomys tridecemlineatus isolate mIctTri1 chromosome 2, mIctTri1.hap1, whole genome shotgun sequence, the proteins below share one genomic window:
- the Tmed4 gene encoding transmembrane emp24 domain-containing protein 4 isoform X1: protein MAGVVGRGLPAMGRPALLLLVMCAAGAQGLYFHIGETEKRCFIEEIPDETMVIGNYRTQMWDKQKEVFLPSTPGLGMHVEVKDPDGKVVLSRQYGSEGRFTFTSHTPGEHQICLHSNSTRMALFAGGKLRVHLDIQVGEHANNYPEIAAKDKLTELQLRARQLLDQVEQIQKEQDYQRYREERFRLTSESTNQRVLWWSIAQTVILILTGIWQMRHLKSFFEAKKLV, encoded by the exons ATGGCAGGTGTCGTGGGTAGGGGCCTGCCGGCTATGGGGCGACCGGCGTTGCTGTTGCTCGTGATGTGTGCTGCCGGCGCTCAGGGGCTCTACTTCCACATCGGCGAGACCGAGAAGCGTTGCTTCATCGAGGAAATCCCCGACGAGACCATGGTCATCG GCAACTATCGAACCCAGATGTGGGACAAGCAGAAGGAGGTTTTCCTTCCCTCGACCCCTGGCCTGGGCATGCATGTGGAGGTGAAGGACCCCGACGGTAAG GTGGTACTGTCCCGACAGTATGGCTCCGAGGGCCGTTTCACGTTCACCTCCCACACCCCCGGTGAACATCAGATTTGTCTGCACTCCAATTCCACTAGAATGGCCCTCTTCGCCGGTGGCAAACTG CGTGTGCACCTAGACATCCAGGTCGGGGAGCATGCCAACAACTATCCTGAGATTGCAGCTAAGGATAAGCTGACGGAACTGCAGCTCCGTGCTCGGCAGTTGCTTGATCAAGTGGAACAGATCCAGAAGGAGCAGGATTACCAGAGG TATCGTGAAGAACGCTTCCGTCTGACCAGTGAGAGTACCAACCAGAGGGTCCTGTGGTGGTCCATCGCTCAGACAGTCATCCTTATCCTTACTGGCATTTGGCAGATGCGTCATCTCAAGAGCTTCTTTGAGGCCAAGAAGCTGGTGTAG
- the Tmed4 gene encoding transmembrane emp24 domain-containing protein 4 isoform X2, whose translation MWDKQKEVFLPSTPGLGMHVEVKDPDGKVVLSRQYGSEGRFTFTSHTPGEHQICLHSNSTRMALFAGGKLRVHLDIQVGEHANNYPEIAAKDKLTELQLRARQLLDQVEQIQKEQDYQRYREERFRLTSESTNQRVLWWSIAQTVILILTGIWQMRHLKSFFEAKKLV comes from the exons ATGTGGGACAAGCAGAAGGAGGTTTTCCTTCCCTCGACCCCTGGCCTGGGCATGCATGTGGAGGTGAAGGACCCCGACGGTAAG GTGGTACTGTCCCGACAGTATGGCTCCGAGGGCCGTTTCACGTTCACCTCCCACACCCCCGGTGAACATCAGATTTGTCTGCACTCCAATTCCACTAGAATGGCCCTCTTCGCCGGTGGCAAACTG CGTGTGCACCTAGACATCCAGGTCGGGGAGCATGCCAACAACTATCCTGAGATTGCAGCTAAGGATAAGCTGACGGAACTGCAGCTCCGTGCTCGGCAGTTGCTTGATCAAGTGGAACAGATCCAGAAGGAGCAGGATTACCAGAGG TATCGTGAAGAACGCTTCCGTCTGACCAGTGAGAGTACCAACCAGAGGGTCCTGTGGTGGTCCATCGCTCAGACAGTCATCCTTATCCTTACTGGCATTTGGCAGATGCGTCATCTCAAGAGCTTCTTTGAGGCCAAGAAGCTGGTGTAG
- the Ddx56 gene encoding putative ATP-dependent RNA helicase DDX56 isoform X2, which produces MADPESLGFEHMGLDPRLLQAVADLGWSRPTLIQEKAIPLALEGKDLLARARTGSGKTAAYAIPMLQLLLHRKATGPVVEQAVRGVVLVPTKELARQAQSMIQQLSAYCSRDVRVANVSAAEDSASQRAVLMEKPDVVVGTPSRILSHLQQDNLKLRDSLELLVVDEADLIFSFGFEEELKSLLCHLPRIYQAFLMSATFNEDIQALKELVLHNPVTLKLQESQLPGSDQLQQFQVVCETEEDKFLLLYALLKLSLIRGKSLLFVNTLERSYRLRLFLEQFSIPTCVLNGELPLRSRCHIISQFNQGFYDCVIATDAEVLGAPAKGKRQVRGSKGNKASDPESGVARGIDFHHVSAVLNFDLPSTPEAYIHRAGRTARANNPGIVLTFVLPTEQSYLGKIEELLCGGISLTSGRRSRKLPVKTLNGLCPEFLCCLFPRGRGPGPASLPVPNGGDRGFPLSMQGCHALSD; this is translated from the exons ATGGCGGACCCAGAGTCCTTGGGCTTTGAACACATGGGCCTGGATCCCCGGCTCTTGCAG GCTGTCGCCGATCTGGGATGGTCGCGACCTACGTTGATTCAAGAAAAGGCTATCCCGCTGGCCCTAGAGGGGAAAGACCTACTGGCCCGGGCCCGCACTGGTTCCGGGAAGACAGCTGCTTATGCTATTCCGATGCTACAGCTGCTGCTCCACAGGAAGGCG ACAGGTCCTGTGGTGGAACAGGCTGTAAGGGGAGTTGTCCTTGTTCCTACCAAGGAGCTAGCACGGCAAGCTCAGTCCATGATTCAGCAGCTGTCTGCCTACTGTTCTCGGGATGTGCGGGTGGCCAATGTCTCAGCTGCTGAAGACTCAGCTTCTCAGAG AGCTGTACTGATGGAGAAGCCAGATGTAGTGGTGGGGACCCCATCCCGTATATTAAGCCACTTGCAACAAGACAACTTGAAACTGCGTGACTCCCTGGAGCTGCTGGTGGTGGATGAGGCtgatcttattttttcctttggctttGAGGAAGAACTGAAGAGTCTACTCTG tcacTTGCCCCGGATTTACCAGGCTTTTCTCATGTCAGCTACATTTAATGAGGATATACAAGCATTAAAGGAACTGGTTCTACATAATCCG GTTACCCTCAAGTTACAAGAGTCTCAGCTTCCAGGATCAGACCAGTTACAGCAGTTTCAGGTAGTCTGTGAGACTGAAGAAGACAAATTCTTGCTGCTGTATGCTCTGCTCAAGCTGTCGTTGATTCGGGGCAAGTCCCTGCTCTTTGTCAATACTCTAGAGCGGAGTTACCGGCTCCGTCTATTCCTGGAGCAGTTCAGCATCCCCACCTGTGTACTCAATGGAGAACTTCCCCTGCGCTCCAG GTGCCACATCATCTCACAGTTCAACCAAGGCTTCTATGACTGTGTCATAGCAACAGATGCTGAAGTCCTGGGGGCTCCAGCCAAGGGCAAGCGGCAGGTACGAGGGTCCAAAGGAAACAA GGCCTCTGATCCAGAGTCAGGTGTGGCCCGGGGCATAGACTTCCACCATGTGTCTGCTGTGCTCAACTTTGATCTCCCCTCCACCCCGGAGGCCTACATCCATCGAGCTGGCAG GACAGCGCGAGCCAACAACCCAGGCATAGTTTTGACATTTGTGCTACCCACAGAGCAGTCATACTTGGGCAAGATCGAGGAACTTCTCTGTGGAG GGATCAGCCTCACCTCAGGGAGAAGGAGTAGGAAACTGCCAGTGAAGACCTTAAATGGACTCTGTCCTGAGTTCCTTTGCTGTCTCTTCCCCAGAGGGCGAGGCCCCGGTCCTGCTTCCCTACCAGTTCCGAATGGAGGAGATCGAGGGTTTCCGCTATCGATGCAGG GATGCCATGCGCTCAGTGACTAA
- the Ddx56 gene encoding putative ATP-dependent RNA helicase DDX56 isoform X1, with protein MADPESLGFEHMGLDPRLLQAVADLGWSRPTLIQEKAIPLALEGKDLLARARTGSGKTAAYAIPMLQLLLHRKATGPVVEQAVRGVVLVPTKELARQAQSMIQQLSAYCSRDVRVANVSAAEDSASQRAVLMEKPDVVVGTPSRILSHLQQDNLKLRDSLELLVVDEADLIFSFGFEEELKSLLCHLPRIYQAFLMSATFNEDIQALKELVLHNPVTLKLQESQLPGSDQLQQFQVVCETEEDKFLLLYALLKLSLIRGKSLLFVNTLERSYRLRLFLEQFSIPTCVLNGELPLRSRCHIISQFNQGFYDCVIATDAEVLGAPAKGKRQVRGSKGNKASDPESGVARGIDFHHVSAVLNFDLPSTPEAYIHRAGRTARANNPGIVLTFVLPTEQSYLGKIEELLCGEGEAPVLLPYQFRMEEIEGFRYRCRDAMRSVTKQSIREARLKEIKEELLHSEKLKTYFEDNPRDLQLLRHDLPLHPAVVKPHLGHVPDYLVPPALRDLVRPHKKRKKLSSCRKVKKVKTQNPLHNFKHRGRKSRPTAMPS; from the exons ATGGCGGACCCAGAGTCCTTGGGCTTTGAACACATGGGCCTGGATCCCCGGCTCTTGCAG GCTGTCGCCGATCTGGGATGGTCGCGACCTACGTTGATTCAAGAAAAGGCTATCCCGCTGGCCCTAGAGGGGAAAGACCTACTGGCCCGGGCCCGCACTGGTTCCGGGAAGACAGCTGCTTATGCTATTCCGATGCTACAGCTGCTGCTCCACAGGAAGGCG ACAGGTCCTGTGGTGGAACAGGCTGTAAGGGGAGTTGTCCTTGTTCCTACCAAGGAGCTAGCACGGCAAGCTCAGTCCATGATTCAGCAGCTGTCTGCCTACTGTTCTCGGGATGTGCGGGTGGCCAATGTCTCAGCTGCTGAAGACTCAGCTTCTCAGAG AGCTGTACTGATGGAGAAGCCAGATGTAGTGGTGGGGACCCCATCCCGTATATTAAGCCACTTGCAACAAGACAACTTGAAACTGCGTGACTCCCTGGAGCTGCTGGTGGTGGATGAGGCtgatcttattttttcctttggctttGAGGAAGAACTGAAGAGTCTACTCTG tcacTTGCCCCGGATTTACCAGGCTTTTCTCATGTCAGCTACATTTAATGAGGATATACAAGCATTAAAGGAACTGGTTCTACATAATCCG GTTACCCTCAAGTTACAAGAGTCTCAGCTTCCAGGATCAGACCAGTTACAGCAGTTTCAGGTAGTCTGTGAGACTGAAGAAGACAAATTCTTGCTGCTGTATGCTCTGCTCAAGCTGTCGTTGATTCGGGGCAAGTCCCTGCTCTTTGTCAATACTCTAGAGCGGAGTTACCGGCTCCGTCTATTCCTGGAGCAGTTCAGCATCCCCACCTGTGTACTCAATGGAGAACTTCCCCTGCGCTCCAG GTGCCACATCATCTCACAGTTCAACCAAGGCTTCTATGACTGTGTCATAGCAACAGATGCTGAAGTCCTGGGGGCTCCAGCCAAGGGCAAGCGGCAGGTACGAGGGTCCAAAGGAAACAA GGCCTCTGATCCAGAGTCAGGTGTGGCCCGGGGCATAGACTTCCACCATGTGTCTGCTGTGCTCAACTTTGATCTCCCCTCCACCCCGGAGGCCTACATCCATCGAGCTGGCAG GACAGCGCGAGCCAACAACCCAGGCATAGTTTTGACATTTGTGCTACCCACAGAGCAGTCATACTTGGGCAAGATCGAGGAACTTCTCTGTGGAG AGGGCGAGGCCCCGGTCCTGCTTCCCTACCAGTTCCGAATGGAGGAGATCGAGGGTTTCCGCTATCGATGCAGG GATGCCATGCGCTCAGTGACTAAGCAGTCCATTCGGGAGGCAAGACTGAAAGAGATTAAGGAGGAACTTCTGCATTCAGAGAAACTTAAG ACATACTTTGAAGACAATCCCAGGGATCTCCAGCTGCTGCGACATGACCTGCCCTTGCACCCTGCAGTCGTGAAACCTCACCTGGGCCATGTACCTGACTACTTGG TCCCTCCTGCTCTTCGTGACCTAGTACGCCCTCATAAGAAGCGGAAGAAGCTGTCCTCCTGTAGGAAGGTTAAG AAAGTGAAGACCCAGAACCCACTGCACAACTTCAAGCACAGAGGAAGGAAATCCAGACCAACAGCCATGCCCTCCTAA